CGACATGTGGGTCATCTGCGGCTCGGTGAACTGCTACCTGTTCTCCTCGGACGACAACGGCCACCTCTACCGGTCGCAGACGAGCATGGCCAACTTCCCGCGCGGGATGAGCCAACCCGTCATCGCCCTCCAGGACAGCAACAAGTACGCGTTGTGGGAGGCCGCCAACGTCTACAAGATCTCCGGCGCACAGCAGTACCTGCTGATCGTCGAGGCGATCGGCTCCGGTGGCCGCCGCTACTTCCGGTCCTGGACCACGACGGCGATCAACGGCGCGTGGACGCCACTGGCCGACACGCAGACCAATCCCTTCGCCGGCAGCGCCAACGTGACTTTCGCCAACGGCACCGCCTGGACCAACGACATCAGCCACGGCGAGATGATCCGCAACGGCTACGACCAGATGTCGACCATCAACCCGTGTCGGATGCAGTACCTCTACCAAGGCCGTGACCCGTCCGTCGACACCGGCAGCTACAGCACCCTGCCGTGGCGGCTCGCGCTGCTCACCCAGACCGACTCCACCTGCTAGAGGCACGTGGGGCGCGTCGCCGTCGTGCCCCCGGCGTCCGTCCCGGGTAACGGTCGGACGCGACCACCAGCACCATCCTGTGTGGACACGCCGCGGAACTCCGGGGCGAGGCAGGCGGCGGTCAACCGTGACACCCGATTAGCCCAGCGGGCGACGTTACCGCTGGTCAGAGAACAGTTGCGCCACTTTGTTGCCGGCCCATACAATTTCGTGGGTAAGACGGTCGACACTCAGAGTGGAGTGCACATGCGCCGCCGCACAGGTTTTCGACCTCTCCTGACAGTCTTGGCCCTGCTCGCCGGTTCCGTCGGGGTCACCGCCGCTCCGACCGCCCACGCGGGCTCCGACTGCTCGCTCCCGGCCCCCGGCCGCTTCCAGGACGCCACCGGCTCGGCCACGCTGAGCGTGATCGCCGTCGACGCCCAGTGCCTGCGCACCTACCGGCTCGTCAGCTCGATCACCGGTGAGCGGCTCTTCCGCGAGCTGCCGGGCACACCCGTGCTGCGCACCGGTTCCGCGATGCTCGACGGCCTGTACGCGATGGCCCACGACGACGCGGAGCTGAACAAGACCGACCAGGTCAGCGACGGCTCCTACAACTTCGGCAACCCGACCCCGTGCCCCGGCGGCTGCTACATCACCGGCAAGAGCTGGACCTACGTCTGGACCCGCGACGTGTCCTACTCCGCCGACCTCGGGCTGGCCGCCGTCGATCCGGCGCGGATGCGCGACACGCTGCTGTTCAAGCTCAGCGACCGCCGTGACGGCTCGGGCGACACCCAGATCATCCAGGACACCGGCACCGGTGGCAGCCACCCGAACTCGACCGACCGGGTGGTGTGGGCGCTGGGCGCGAGCGAGATCCTCGACTGGCTGCCCGACGGCGAGCGGCAGTCCTTCGCCACCAAGGCGTTCGACGCGATCCGCAACACCGTCGAGTACGACCGCAAGGTCGTCTACGACCCGACCGACGGCCTGTACCTCGGTGAACAGTCCTTCCTGGACTGGCGCGAGCAGTCCTACCCGGCGTGGACGAAGGACGACGTCGCGCCCATCGCGACCTCCCGAGCCCTGTCGACGAACGTCGTGCACTGGTCGGCGCTCGACGCGGCGGCCCGGCTTGCGTCGGGTGCGGGAGACCACGGCGCCGCCGCGAAGTACCGGGGCTGGGCCGACAGCCTGGCCACCGCCATCCGCACCCGGTTCTGGCTGCCGCGGCAGGGGCAGTTCTCCCAGATGCTCACCACCGAGCTGGACACCGCCCCGGTGCGCCGCTACGACGCCCTGGCGACGTCGCTCGCCGTGCTGACCGGTGTCGCGACCGCGGACCAGGCCGCCCAGGCCGTGCGGAACTACCCGATGACCCCCCACGGACCGGCGGTGATCTGGCCACAGCAGCAGGACATCCCCGCGTACCACAACAACGGTATCTGGCCCTTCGCCACCGCCTACCTGATGCGTGCGGCTGCCAAGGTGGGCAACGACGGCGTCGCCACCGCCCAGGCCCGATCGCTCGTGCGCGGCGCCGCGTTGTTCGGGACCAACAAGGAGAACCTCAACCTCCTCACCGGCGGCACCGACACGGAAATCAACTCCGATCGGCAGCTGTGGAGCGTCGCCGGGATGATGTCGATGGTGCAGCAGAGCGTGTTCGGCGTCGATGCCCGTCCGGACGGGCTGCGCGTCGCGCCGTTCGTGCCCGCGCAACTGCGCGTGGAGCACTTCGCGGGCAGTGACCGAGCCGTCCTGCACAACCTGCGCTACCGGGGCCGGACGCTGAACGTGGAACTCCGGTTCCCGCAGACATCGATCAGGCAGGGCGCGTACGTCGTGCGCTCGTCGACCCTGAACGGCAGGCAGATCCCGGCGGGCACGGCCATCACCGAGAGCATGCTGGGCAGCGGCGAGTCGACGTTGGTCGTCCAGCTCGACCCGCCGACGTCGTCCACGGCCGCGCCCGTGCCGGTGGACACCTCGGCCAAGGAGGCGCTGTACGGCCCGAGGACACCGGCGGTCCGTGACGTGTCCGTTGTGGACGGCCGGGTCCGGCTGGGAGTCGACGCGGCCGGCGAGGACCCCGCGCGGGTCACCATGGACGTCCTGCGTGACGGTTCGGTGATCGCGCAGGGTGTTCCGGTCACGAGCACCTGGACGGACGGCGGTTCGGCGGGGCTGGGGACGGACTCGTACTGCTACAGCGTCCGCCTCACCTACACCTCCAGCGGCAACACGTCGCAGCACGCGCAGCCGAACTGCTACTGGGGACCTGGCTACGACCGCGTCCTCAAGGTCGCCGGCGACGGTTTCGAGGCGGTGGGCGGCTACCGATCCGCCAACGCCAACGGCACGTACTACGCGAACTGGGGCAACGCGCCCGGCGACCGGCTCACCGCCCGCATCCGGCCCACCGTGACCGGTGACTACCTGCTGCAAGCCGACGCGGCGGTCGGCAAGCCGATCAACACCGGGGTGGGCGGCGGCATCAAGCTGCTGCGGGTGGTGGAGGACGCCTCCGGCGCGGTCGTCACGGAACGCCCGATCGCGATGCCCAACACCGGGTCCTGGTCCCGGGTGAACCACTCGACGTTCGTGGACGCCCACCTCACCGCCGGCCGCGAGTACCGCGTGGAGCTGGTCAACGACCGGACAGCGGTGAACATGAGCTACTTCACCACGAACGCCGCCTACAACGACACCATGGGCGGCCACTTCAACTACAACGACGTGTTCGCGATCAAGGCATTGCTGAAGAAGGCAACCGGTTGATCGGTGGCGGGTCCAGGCGGTCGGTGGCATCGTCGGACATCCTCGTGGTGCGCGCTTTCGTCCGTGGAGGTATCAGGTGGCCGTGATGCCGTGGTGGACGCGGTAGGGGAGTCCTCGCCGGCGTGGCGGCGGCCGACGCCTGGCGAGCACCGGTGGCCGGCCGCCGTGACGGTCGTGGCGACCGTGGCACTTCACGCGAGCCTTCCCGCTCATCTGGTCGGACCTGCGCGGTGGCCGTTGGCCGGGTTGGCGCTGCTGCTCTTCGCCGTGCTGGTGATCGCCGATCCGGGTCGGATCAGCCGGGAGTCGGCGTCGCTGCGGGTGGTCGGTCTCGGTCTGATCGCGGTCATCAGCGCCGCCAACGCCTGGTCCGTCGCCTTGCTGGTCGACTGGCTGATCAGCGGGCCGGGCGCGCCGAACGCGACCGAGTTGCTGCGCTCGGGAGCGGCGGTCTGGCTGACCAACGTGTTCGTGTTCGCGCTGTGGTACTGGGAACTCGACCGCGGGGGACCGGCCGCGCGGTCGGCCGGACGCCGGGACCTGCCCGACTTCGAGTTCGCGCAGATGACCGAGAAGTCGCTGGCGCCGGCGGACTGGGAACCGCGCCTGGTGGACTACCTGTACCTGTCGTTCACCAACGCGACCGCGTTCAGCCCGACCGACGTGTTGCCGCTGTCCCGGTGGGCGAAGCTCACGATGATGCTGCAATCCGCCGTGTCGCTGGTGACCGTCGCCCTGGTGATCGCCCGCGCCGTCAACGTCCTCAGCTGAGGCGCCGGTCCGCCTCGTCTCAATGGCGATGCGGCGCGGAACGGCCTCCCGCACAATGGAGCGCGTCGCGCGACGGGATCCACGGCGAGCGGAGGCCGACCCTGTCACGGGTGGTGAGAGGAAGGGGCGTGCGCTTTGCTCGAGTTCCTTCAGCGGATCGGTGGGCAGGTCGGCGCCTGGTTCTACCTCATCGCCGGTGGCCTGGCGTTCGCTGAGGCGGCGGTCATGGTCGGCCTAGTGCTGCCCGGCGAGATCGCGTTGCTCGTGGCCGGGTTCGCGGCCCACCAGGGCTGGATCGGACTGTGGCCGATGGTCGCGATCGCGGTCGGCTCGGCCGTCCTCGGCGACAGCGTGGGCTACGAGGTCGGCCGCCGACTCGGCCCCGGTCTGCGTGCCTCCCGCGTGGGCCGTTGGGTCGGTGAGGACCGCTGGCGGCGAGCCGAAGGGTTCCTGCACCGCCATGGCGGCAAAGCGGTGTTGCTGGGTCGGTTCACCGCCCTCTTGCGCGCACTCACCCCGGGCATGGCCGGCGTGGTCCGCATGCCGTATTTGCGTACTTTTCTGCCCTGGAACGTAGCCGGCGCGGTGATCTGGGGTGCGGGCTGCGTCCTGCTCGGCTACGGCTTCTCCGCCTCGCTGACCGCAGTCGGGCGCTACCTCGCCTACGGGCCGCTCGTGCTGATCGCACTCGCCCTGGCCGGTTACCTGCTGCTTAGACGACCCCGGCGCCCCACCACGTGACCGGACGCAGAGCCACCTCGGTGCACGCGCAGCTGACGCTGTGGTGACGACATCAGGCAGGAGGAGCCACGTGGATCTGGTGATCGACCCACCGCGAGGTGTGGGGCCGTTGAGGGTCGGAATGCCGTTCGTCGAGGGCGTCGAACTTCTGCGCTCCCTCGACGGGCACCGACCGCCGAGTCCGGGACGCAACAGCCCGCCGGGATTCGCGCATTACGAGTCCGAGCTGACCATCTCGCTCGGCCCTGACCGGGACGGCCGGGTGAAGGCCATTGAGCTTTACCGGCCCGAGCGCGACGTCACCGTCGTCTTCCGGGACATCGAGGTGTTCGGCACCCCCGCCGACGAGGTGATTCGGCGTCTTTCAGAGGTCACGCGTCTGGAGGTCGAGGACGATGGGGTCCGCGTGGTCGCGCCCGACCTGCTGCTGGCCCTCGGGCGACCGTTCCGGTCGGACAGCGCCGAAGAGCCTGAGGGATGGTATTTCGAGTCGGTGCTTGTCGCTGCCCCTGGGTATTACGACGGACTGAAATGACGCAGCACGGCGGCCTTGTGCCGCAACACCAGACAACAGTCGTAACGCTACGGCTCACGATCATGTCCCCGTGGCCATGGCCACGTTGCCGACGACGGATCCGTGGGCGGGCCGGTTGACTGAGCCGGCCCGCCCACGGATCGGGTTTAGCGGACGTAGATGTTCGGTTGGGGTGGGGTGCTCATGCCGCCGCCGAGGAAGAAGCTCGGGTGGGGCGGCTGGTTGTAGGCGGTGTTCTGCCACGCGATGGCCACGCGGTACTGGGAGTCGTGCATGAGGGTGTGGATCCGCCGGTCGGTCTGCGTCGACGTGGCGTAGATGCGCAGCGCGGCGTTGTCGTCGCGCGGCAGGATGACTTCCTCGCGCCAGTCGCCGAACAGGTCGCCGGAGAGCGACGGGGTCGACTTGGTGCCGTTGATGGAGTGCGCCCCGGTGCCGGTGAGCAGGCGGGTGTCACCGCCGGTGCCGTACTTGTCGACGTGGTTGCCGTCCAGCAGTTCCCGCACCGGGTCGGCGTCCCACCAGGCGAGGAAGTTCGCGCTGCCCGGTGAACGCCCGACGTTGCCGCCGGAGCCGTTGAACAGGCTGGTCAGCCCGGTGCCCCTGCCCCAGAACTCGGCGCCGGCGTTCCCGGCGTGCACGTCGCCGGCCGCGCCGCGAGCGGGACCCTCGCAGCTGCAGGTGTTGTTCTTCTGCATGATCGTGGCGCCGCTGTTGCCGTCCCGCAGGGTCGCGGCGGCTCCGGAGCTCTGCTCGTGGATCATCCAGATTTCCTTGCCTGGGCGGCTGGGGATGAAATCACCGACGTGCAGCGCGTCACCGTGGGCGTAGAAGTTGGTGGTGTACCGCCCGGTGCCGTTGGAGTTGATGGTCATGCCGCCGTAGATGATCTCGTCGGTGCCGTTGCCGTCGACGTCGGCGATGGACAGCGAGTGGGCGCCGCGACCGGTCCACTGGCTGCCCGCGGAGCCGGAGTCGAACTTCCAGCGCCGGGTGAGCTGCCCGTTGCGGAAGTCCCACGCCGCGATGGTGCTCTTCGCGTAGTAGCCGCGGCCCATGATGATGCTGGGACGCTGTCCGTCCAGGTACGCGGTGCCGGCCAGGAACCGGTCGCCCCGGTTGCCGTTGCAGTCGCCCCAGTCGCAGATGTTGCCGCGGGCGGGGTCGAAGGGCACCGTGGACATGGCGGCGCCGGTGAGCCCGTTGAACACGGTCAGGTACTCGGGTCCGGTGATGATGTAACCGCCGGAGTTGCGGTGGTCGGCGCTGCCGTTGCCGATCACCTGACCCGTGCCGGACACCGAGCCGTCGCCCGTCTTGACCGCCATCTCGGCCCGACCGTCACCGTCGTAGTCGTACACCTGGAACTGGGTGTAGTGCGCGCCGGCGCGGATGTTGCGGCCCAGGTTGACGCGCCACAGCCGCTGTCCGTTGAGCTTGTAGGCGTCGATGTAGACGTTGCTGGTGTGACCGGACTGGGAGTTGTCCTTCTGGTCACTGGGGTCCCACTTGAGGAAGATCTCGTACTGGCCGTCACCGTCCGCGTCACCGACGCTCGCGTCGCCGGCGGAGTAGGTGCTTCCCGGCCGGGAGATCGGCACGTCGAGGTAGTTGCCGCCGGAGAAGCGCAGTGACGCCTCGGACGGCGCCTGTTCCACCCCGCCCACGACCGCGCGGACCGTGTACGACGCGTCCCCTGCCGCGCCGGAGTCCAGGTAGTTGGTGGAGTTGGTGATCGGGGAGGCGTTCAGCTTCGTCGCGCCCCGGTAGACGTTGAACCCGGTGGAGGTCGGCTCGGTCCCGAGCAGCCGCCACGAGACCAGGTTGCCGGTCCCGGAGCGCACGCTGACCAGGCCGCGGTCGAGGTCCTCCATCTGCTTGCCGGTGGGCGGGTCGCCGGCGGCGTCGATCTCGAGGTAGTCGACGTTCGCCAGGCCGGCCGCGGTGGTCGGGCTCAACCGGATCGTGTTCGTGCCGGCGTTCACCGGGACGGTGAGCGTCTTCGTGACCCACGTGGTCCAGGCGCCGGTCGGGTCGAACGCGGTGCCCGAGTGGGCGACCGCACCGTTGACCAGCACGTCCGCGGGTCGGTTTGCGGTAGCGCCATTGGCGTAGCGGATGGCGATGGTCGCGGAGCCCGCCGCGGATGCCGTGACGGTGAACTGCGCTGCCGCGCCGACCGCGTTGTCCGCGTTGCAGAACCCGCTGCCGGAGTAGCCGGCGTGGTTGGACTCGATGGCTCCGGCGCAGGTGGCCGGCGAGCTTTCCGCCTCGTAACGGGTCGGAGCCGCCGAAGCCGGGGAGATGACTACGCCGCTCCCGGCGACGGTCAAGGCGACGCCGGCAGCGAGCAGTGCGGCGCGCTTTCTGTTTAAGGGCATGACGGACCTCTCCAACAGGTAAGTCGGATGACATCGGGGTTGTGGAGCACAGACCGGTGGCGGGGTCGGCGGGGAATCCGGGCCGACCGACCGAGCGCTAGAAGACGGTGCGGACACCGTGCGGCGTTACCAGCCGATCTGACGGTCCGTGCGTCGTGAGGTCGTCACGGCAATAGCTTGCACTCTGAACAAGATTGGTGAGCACCGTTGCTCCTCCGTCGCAGAGTCTGGGAACGCTCCCAGAAGTGGCGAGGCGCATCCCGCGGCCAGCAACGCCGCGAGGATGGCACCAGGCCGGATGTGAAACGATTCAATTGGCCTGACAATACCGTGGAAAGCGCTATCCAGCCAGTGGACACCTCGGCCGTCAGGTCGTGCGGCGGCTTCGGTCATCGTCCGATTCCATTGGCGCCTATGATGTTCGAGCGCCAACGCTGCTGAGGTAGACCGTACGAACGCCGCCGTGCCGCTGTCAACAGCCTCGGCGAAATGTTTCGGATGGGGTTGGTGTCAGGGCAGGACCGGCAGGTCGAACACGCAGGCCCTTGACATGAAGGCAGGAAAGCGCATTCCATGAGCTCGCGCCTCCACCGCGGGCCGGTCCGGTCAGTCGCTCCGGCGGATCGGCCGGTTCGACGACTCGTTCGACACCGTCCCGCCGACGACCAGGGGTATTCGATCGTGATTGAAATCCCGGCCGCCGAGGGCCGGCCGTTCGACCGCAACCACTTCGACTACTCCCCTTGGTCCTTTTGGGACGAGGCCGACGAGCGGGCGAGGCAGCGCCAGCTCGACGTCCAGCAGGACCTCGTCCGGCACCGCGGTTACGAGATCGGCGAGCGCTGCTTCCTGTCCGAACTGGCCTCCGTGCAGAACGAGGAGTTCCGCCTCGGCCACGGCAGCTACGTCGCCGCGGGCGGCTACCTGAGCGGGTCGCTGCGCGCCGGGCGTGACTGCACGATCAACGCGTACACGGTGGTGCGCGGCGACATCCGCCTGGGCAACGCCGTGCGCATCGGCGCGCACACCTCGATCCTCGGTTTCAACCACACCGCCGAGGATCCCGACACCGAGGTGTTCCGGCAGCCCCTCCGCTCGCTCGGCATCACCATCGGCGACGACGTCTGGATCGGCTCGCACGTCGTCGTCCTGGACGGGGTGGCGGTCGGCGACCGGTCCGTGATCGCCGCCGGCGCCGTGGTCACCAAGGACGTCCCGGCCGGCGCGAT
This is a stretch of genomic DNA from Saccharothrix ecbatanensis. It encodes these proteins:
- a CDS encoding DedA family protein; this translates as MLEFLQRIGGQVGAWFYLIAGGLAFAEAAVMVGLVLPGEIALLVAGFAAHQGWIGLWPMVAIAVGSAVLGDSVGYEVGRRLGPGLRASRVGRWVGEDRWRRAEGFLHRHGGKAVLLGRFTALLRALTPGMAGVVRMPYLRTFLPWNVAGAVIWGAGCVLLGYGFSASLTAVGRYLAYGPLVLIALALAGYLLLRRPRRPTT
- a CDS encoding rhamnogalacturonan lyase family protein, producing MPLNRKRAALLAAGVALTVAGSGVVISPASAAPTRYEAESSPATCAGAIESNHAGYSGSGFCNADNAVGAAAQFTVTASAAGSATIAIRYANGATANRPADVLVNGAVAHSGTAFDPTGAWTTWVTKTLTVPVNAGTNTIRLSPTTAAGLANVDYLEIDAAGDPPTGKQMEDLDRGLVSVRSGTGNLVSWRLLGTEPTSTGFNVYRGATKLNASPITNSTNYLDSGAAGDASYTVRAVVGGVEQAPSEASLRFSGGNYLDVPISRPGSTYSAGDASVGDADGDGQYEIFLKWDPSDQKDNSQSGHTSNVYIDAYKLNGQRLWRVNLGRNIRAGAHYTQFQVYDYDGDGRAEMAVKTGDGSVSGTGQVIGNGSADHRNSGGYIITGPEYLTVFNGLTGAAMSTVPFDPARGNICDWGDCNGNRGDRFLAGTAYLDGQRPSIIMGRGYYAKSTIAAWDFRNGQLTRRWKFDSGSAGSQWTGRGAHSLSIADVDGNGTDEIIYGGMTINSNGTGRYTTNFYAHGDALHVGDFIPSRPGKEIWMIHEQSSGAAATLRDGNSGATIMQKNNTCSCEGPARGAAGDVHAGNAGAEFWGRGTGLTSLFNGSGGNVGRSPGSANFLAWWDADPVRELLDGNHVDKYGTGGDTRLLTGTGAHSINGTKSTPSLSGDLFGDWREEVILPRDDNAALRIYATSTQTDRRIHTLMHDSQYRVAIAWQNTAYNQPPHPSFFLGGGMSTPPQPNIYVR
- a CDS encoding MGH1-like glycoside hydrolase domain-containing protein, which translates into the protein MALLAGSVGVTAAPTAHAGSDCSLPAPGRFQDATGSATLSVIAVDAQCLRTYRLVSSITGERLFRELPGTPVLRTGSAMLDGLYAMAHDDAELNKTDQVSDGSYNFGNPTPCPGGCYITGKSWTYVWTRDVSYSADLGLAAVDPARMRDTLLFKLSDRRDGSGDTQIIQDTGTGGSHPNSTDRVVWALGASEILDWLPDGERQSFATKAFDAIRNTVEYDRKVVYDPTDGLYLGEQSFLDWREQSYPAWTKDDVAPIATSRALSTNVVHWSALDAAARLASGAGDHGAAAKYRGWADSLATAIRTRFWLPRQGQFSQMLTTELDTAPVRRYDALATSLAVLTGVATADQAAQAVRNYPMTPHGPAVIWPQQQDIPAYHNNGIWPFATAYLMRAAAKVGNDGVATAQARSLVRGAALFGTNKENLNLLTGGTDTEINSDRQLWSVAGMMSMVQQSVFGVDARPDGLRVAPFVPAQLRVEHFAGSDRAVLHNLRYRGRTLNVELRFPQTSIRQGAYVVRSSTLNGRQIPAGTAITESMLGSGESTLVVQLDPPTSSTAAPVPVDTSAKEALYGPRTPAVRDVSVVDGRVRLGVDAAGEDPARVTMDVLRDGSVIAQGVPVTSTWTDGGSAGLGTDSYCYSVRLTYTSSGNTSQHAQPNCYWGPGYDRVLKVAGDGFEAVGGYRSANANGTYYANWGNAPGDRLTARIRPTVTGDYLLQADAAVGKPINTGVGGGIKLLRVVEDASGAVVTERPIAMPNTGSWSRVNHSTFVDAHLTAGREYRVELVNDRTAVNMSYFTTNAAYNDTMGGHFNYNDVFAIKALLKKATG
- a CDS encoding DUF1345 domain-containing protein, whose amino-acid sequence is MEVSGGRDAVVDAVGESSPAWRRPTPGEHRWPAAVTVVATVALHASLPAHLVGPARWPLAGLALLLFAVLVIADPGRISRESASLRVVGLGLIAVISAANAWSVALLVDWLISGPGAPNATELLRSGAAVWLTNVFVFALWYWELDRGGPAARSAGRRDLPDFEFAQMTEKSLAPADWEPRLVDYLYLSFTNATAFSPTDVLPLSRWAKLTMMLQSAVSLVTVALVIARAVNVLS